One Streptococcus sp. zg-86 DNA window includes the following coding sequences:
- a CDS encoding dihydrodipicolinate synthase family protein: MKNLEKYHGIIPAFYACYDENGDISREGVRSLAEYFIAKGVQGLYVNGSSGECIYQSVADRKIVLEEVMAVAKGKLTIIAHVACNNTKDSIELARHAESLGVDAIAAIPPIYFRLPEYSVAQYWNDISAAAPNTDFVIYNIPQLAGVALTPSLYKEMLKNERVIGVKNSSMPVQDIQIFASLGGDDHVVFNGPDEQFLGGRLMGAAGGIGGTYGAMPELFLKLNQLIADKDLETAKELQFAINNIIGHLVVARGNMYAVIKEVLRINEGLNLGSVRSPLTPVCEDDKEVVEEAARLIRETKERFL, from the coding sequence ATGAAAAACTTAGAAAAATACCATGGAATTATTCCCGCATTTTATGCCTGTTATGATGAAAATGGGGACATTAGCCGAGAAGGTGTTCGTAGCCTAGCAGAATACTTTATCGCAAAAGGCGTACAAGGCTTATATGTCAATGGCTCTTCTGGAGAATGTATCTACCAAAGTGTGGCAGATCGTAAAATTGTGCTAGAAGAAGTAATGGCCGTTGCAAAAGGGAAATTAACCATTATTGCCCATGTTGCTTGCAATAATACAAAAGATAGTATCGAATTGGCGCGCCATGCAGAAAGTCTTGGGGTAGATGCGATTGCGGCGATTCCACCAATTTATTTCCGCTTGCCTGAATACTCTGTTGCCCAATACTGGAATGACATCAGTGCAGCAGCTCCAAATACGGATTTTGTGATTTACAATATTCCTCAGTTGGCAGGTGTAGCCCTTACTCCTAGTCTCTACAAAGAAATGCTTAAAAATGAACGGGTTATTGGGGTGAAAAATTCTTCTATGCCAGTTCAGGATATTCAAATCTTTGCTAGTCTTGGTGGGGACGACCATGTCGTCTTTAATGGGCCAGATGAACAATTCCTAGGTGGTCGTCTCATGGGTGCTGCTGGCGGTATTGGAGGAACTTATGGTGCTATGCCAGAACTCTTCTTAAAACTCAACCAATTGATTGCAGACAAGGATTTGGAAACAGCTAAAGAATTGCAATTTGCCATTAACAATATTATCGGTCACTTAGTGGTTGCGCGTGGCAATATGTATGCAGTCATCAAAGAAGTGTTGCGAATCAATGAAGGCTTGAATCTAGGTAGCGTGCGTTCGCCTCTTACTCCAGTATGTGAAGATGATAAAGAGGTTGTTGAAGAGGCTGCTCGCCTAATTCGTGAAACCAAAGAACGGTTCTTATAA
- a CDS encoding ROK family protein, whose product MKTYVAIDIGGTSIKYGLIDENDQLVESHEMPTEAHKGGPAILEKVAGIVSGYLKTVSLSGICISSAGMVDPDKGEIFYAGPQIPNYAGTQFKHDLEAQFGIPCEIENDVNCAGLAEVVSGSGQGASVAVCLTVGTGIGGCLLIDSHVFHGSSNAACEVGYLHLQDGAFQDLASTTALVRYVAEAHGDDVKDWNGRRIFQEIQKGNPLCVQGVDRMVHYLAKGIANICYVANPEVVILGGGIMGQEAILKPKIEAALKAHLVPSIAEKTKLAFAQHQNTAGMFGAYYHFKQQQASRS is encoded by the coding sequence ATGAAAACATATGTTGCCATTGATATTGGTGGAACCAGTATCAAATACGGTTTGATTGATGAAAACGACCAGCTGGTTGAAAGCCATGAAATGCCGACAGAGGCTCATAAGGGTGGACCAGCGATTTTAGAAAAGGTGGCGGGGATTGTATCTGGCTATCTGAAAACGGTCAGTCTGTCAGGGATTTGTATTTCCTCAGCTGGGATGGTTGATCCGGATAAGGGAGAGATTTTCTATGCTGGACCACAAATTCCAAACTATGCTGGTACACAGTTTAAACATGATTTGGAAGCCCAGTTTGGTATTCCATGTGAGATTGAAAATGATGTTAATTGCGCAGGACTTGCAGAGGTTGTTTCAGGAAGTGGGCAAGGTGCCAGTGTTGCGGTTTGTTTGACAGTCGGTACAGGTATTGGGGGCTGTCTCTTGATTGACTCCCATGTTTTCCATGGCTCTAGCAATGCGGCCTGTGAAGTAGGTTATCTTCACCTGCAGGATGGAGCTTTTCAAGATTTGGCGTCAACTACTGCCTTAGTTCGCTATGTGGCAGAAGCCCATGGCGACGATGTCAAGGATTGGAATGGACGGCGGATTTTCCAAGAAATTCAAAAAGGCAATCCGCTCTGCGTGCAGGGAGTGGACCGTATGGTGCACTATTTGGCAAAAGGGATTGCCAATATCTGCTATGTAGCCAATCCAGAAGTAGTGATTTTAGGTGGTGGTATCATGGGTCAAGAAGCGATTTTGAAACCAAAAATCGAAGCGGCTTTAAAGGCACATCTTGTTCCAAGTATTGCAGAAAAAACCAAGCTAGCCTTTGCCCAACATCAAAATACAGCGGGTATGTTTGGGGCCTATTATCACTTTAAACAACAGCAAGCTAGTCGTTCATAA
- a CDS encoding MurR/RpiR family transcriptional regulator — translation MVSLEKNVIPMIEAVYSDFTHIERKIADYFLSEATEDDQLSAKVVSEKLYVSLPSLTRFAQKCGFSGYRQFVYAFQEVNLTTEPSHVNRDLTRHVLSDYGELLNKTFSLIDEEQFVRVGHLLNNAKRVYIYGQGSSGLVAREIEFRFMRLGMACKAVTDDHMIRMNRVTLNDECLVIGISVSGESTSIISAVRDAREVGASTVLLTSKNGQELRDSCDELVLVAIKKNLAQGNIISPQFPVLVVIDIFYAYYTDLDRDARNKLFTNTLSALQVKEEVDENEM, via the coding sequence ATGGTATCATTAGAGAAAAATGTGATTCCGATGATTGAAGCAGTTTATAGTGATTTCACACATATCGAACGGAAAATTGCGGATTATTTTCTCTCAGAAGCTACGGAAGATGATCAGTTGTCCGCAAAAGTTGTTTCTGAAAAGTTATATGTTTCCTTACCCTCATTGACGCGATTCGCTCAAAAATGTGGCTTTTCAGGTTATCGGCAATTTGTCTATGCCTTTCAAGAAGTCAATCTAACAACTGAACCTAGCCATGTGAACCGCGATCTTACTAGACATGTTTTGTCTGACTATGGCGAATTATTGAATAAGACCTTCTCGCTTATTGATGAAGAGCAGTTTGTTCGAGTAGGGCACCTGCTAAACAATGCTAAGCGTGTCTATATCTATGGACAAGGTAGTTCGGGACTAGTCGCACGGGAAATTGAATTTCGTTTCATGCGGTTAGGAATGGCCTGTAAGGCAGTTACAGATGACCATATGATTCGGATGAACCGTGTCACCTTAAATGATGAGTGCTTAGTTATTGGAATATCTGTGTCAGGTGAGTCAACCAGCATTATTAGTGCTGTTCGAGATGCACGGGAAGTTGGTGCGAGTACGGTTCTGCTAACCTCAAAGAATGGTCAAGAATTGCGGGATAGTTGTGATGAATTGGTACTCGTTGCCATTAAGAAAAATCTTGCTCAAGGGAACATCATCTCACCTCAGTTCCCGGTTCTAGTCGTGATTGACATTTTTTATGCCTACTATACTGATTTAGACCGAGATGCTCGGAATAAATTATTCACTAATACGCTTTCAGCCTTACAAGTGAAGGAAGAAGTAGACGAAAATGAGATGTAG
- a CDS encoding HAD family hydrolase has product MIEAIIFDMDGVIVDTEYLDFQLQKDFVRSISKEMSVEKEQKFSKLIGRSYAYLAQAIKDLSGSSLSLAEISEQLEEYAKERYQDIDYLSLFRTDMIDILDYAKEKGLKLAVASSSRKEHIEEVLESCGILSYFDTVVSGEAFTESKPNPAIYLATLTKLGVDAQCAIAIEDSAYGIAAAKAAGVRVIAYQETRMPIDQRQADFLCQDMAAIFELIQSLV; this is encoded by the coding sequence ATGATAGAAGCAATTATATTTGACATGGACGGAGTGATCGTTGATACAGAGTATCTAGATTTTCAGCTTCAAAAGGATTTTGTACGTAGTATTAGTAAGGAAATGAGTGTTGAAAAGGAGCAAAAATTTTCGAAGTTAATTGGTCGTTCTTATGCTTATTTGGCGCAAGCGATTAAGGATCTATCTGGCAGCAGCCTTTCGTTAGCTGAGATTAGTGAACAGCTAGAAGAATATGCGAAAGAGCGGTATCAGGATATCGATTATCTATCCTTGTTTCGGACAGATATGATTGATATTTTGGATTATGCCAAAGAAAAAGGTCTCAAACTAGCCGTTGCCTCCTCCTCACGAAAGGAGCACATCGAGGAAGTTTTAGAGAGTTGTGGTATCTTGTCTTATTTTGATACCGTGGTCAGTGGTGAAGCATTCACAGAAAGTAAGCCTAATCCAGCCATTTATTTGGCGACCTTGACAAAATTAGGGGTAGATGCCCAATGTGCCATCGCAATCGAAGATTCTGCGTATGGTATTGCAGCTGCTAAGGCGGCAGGTGTACGGGTGATTGCCTATCAAGAAACAAGAATGCCGATTGATCAAAGGCAGGCAGATTTTCTTTGTCAGGACATGGCTGCTATTTTTGAGTTGATTCAATCTCTCGTTTAG
- the thrC gene encoding threonine synthase yields MTLVYQSTRDSNNTVTASQAILQGLATDGGLFTPITYPQVSLDFDRLKNQSYQDIAKIILGAFLDDFTEAELDYCIASAYDSKFDDQRIAPLVKLDGQYNLELFHGSTIAFKDMALSILPYLMTTAAKKHGLENKIVILTATSGDTGKAAMAGFADVPGTEIIVFYPKDGVSKVQELQMTTQTGNNTHVVAIDGNFDDAQTNVKEMFNDETLRAKLAEQKMQFSSANSMNIGRLVPQIVYYVYAYAQLVKAGEIVAGQEVNFTVPTGNFGNILAAFYAKQIGLPVGKLICASNENNVLTDFFKTKVYDKKRAFKVTTSPSMDILVSSNLERLIFHLLGNDAAKTAQLMTALSREGQYQLDPVDPEILDLFAAEWATEEETAQEIKRVYDMSRYIEDPHTAVASSVYQKYAAASQDSRKTVIASTASPYKFPVVAVEAITGETGLSDFEALATLQSLSGVALPPAVDGLETAPVRHKTVVAAADMQREVERYLGV; encoded by the coding sequence ATGACACTAGTATATCAATCAACACGAGATAGCAACAATACCGTAACCGCCAGTCAGGCCATTTTGCAAGGTTTGGCAACAGATGGAGGACTCTTTACGCCTATAACATATCCGCAGGTCAGCTTGGATTTTGACCGCCTAAAGAATCAATCTTATCAAGATATCGCAAAGATCATTTTAGGAGCATTCCTGGATGATTTTACGGAAGCTGAATTAGATTATTGCATTGCCAGTGCCTATGATAGCAAGTTTGATGATCAGCGTATTGCACCATTGGTGAAGCTAGATGGACAATACAATCTTGAGTTATTCCACGGCTCAACGATTGCCTTTAAGGATATGGCCTTGTCTATCTTGCCTTACTTGATGACAACAGCAGCTAAAAAGCATGGCTTGGAAAATAAAATCGTCATTTTAACAGCAACTTCTGGCGATACTGGAAAGGCGGCGATGGCTGGTTTTGCGGATGTTCCAGGGACTGAAATTATTGTCTTTTATCCCAAAGATGGTGTCAGCAAAGTTCAAGAATTGCAAATGACCACTCAAACAGGCAACAATACCCATGTGGTTGCTATTGACGGAAACTTTGACGATGCGCAGACCAATGTCAAGGAAATGTTTAACGATGAAACCTTGCGTGCTAAATTAGCAGAACAGAAGATGCAATTTTCATCTGCTAATTCAATGAATATTGGTCGCCTTGTGCCACAGATTGTTTACTATGTCTATGCCTATGCGCAATTGGTTAAGGCAGGTGAAATTGTAGCAGGACAGGAGGTCAATTTCACAGTTCCAACAGGCAATTTTGGGAATATTCTTGCGGCTTTTTATGCCAAACAAATTGGCTTACCAGTTGGAAAATTGATTTGTGCTTCGAATGAAAACAATGTCTTGACCGACTTTTTTAAGACCAAGGTTTATGATAAGAAACGTGCCTTTAAGGTAACGACTAGTCCGTCCATGGACATCCTTGTTTCATCAAACTTGGAACGCCTGATTTTTCACCTGTTAGGAAATGATGCGGCAAAAACAGCTCAATTGATGACAGCCTTATCAAGAGAGGGTCAGTACCAATTAGACCCAGTAGATCCAGAGATATTGGACCTCTTTGCAGCAGAATGGGCGACGGAAGAAGAAACTGCTCAAGAAATTAAGCGTGTGTATGATATGTCTCGCTACATCGAAGATCCGCATACAGCAGTTGCTTCTAGCGTCTACCAAAAATATGCCGCAGCCAGTCAAGACAGCAGAAAAACAGTGATTGCTTCAACGGCTAGTCCTTATAAATTCCCCGTTGTTGCAGTAGAAGCTATCACAGGAGAAACAGGATTGAGTGATTTTGAGGCTCTTGCGACCTTACAGAGTTTATCAGGAGTGGCTCTTCCGCCAGCAGTAGACGGTTTAGAAACAGCCCCTGTTCGCCATAAGACAGTTGTCGCAGCAGCTGATATGCAAAGAGAAGTTGAGCGCTATCTAGGAGTTTAG
- a CDS encoding MATE family efflux transporter, whose protein sequence is MVEYKKMMQIALPAMAENVLQMLIGLVDSYLVASLGLVAISGVSVAGNIIAIYQAIFIALGVAISSVLARSMGSGDQESQANHATGALTMTLLMSLILGLISLFFGQEILSLLGTEKLVAEAGGIFLAIVGGTIVFLGLMTSLGALVRTAGNPRLPMYVSLLTNVLNAFFSSFFIFILDWGIVGVALGTVLARLVGVVVLWKSLTISFAKPSWSLDRELLRLSLPAAGERLMMRAGDVVIIALVVRFGTQAVAGNAIGEVLTQFNYMPAFGIATATVLLVAHSLGQGNREEISQIARKSYWLTLGFMLPLAFLIYAFGTPLTQLYTQDKEAVAASLLVILFSLLGTPFTIGTVIYTAVWQGLGNGKLPFYATTIGMWGIRIGTGYLLGVTLGLGLPGIWAGTLLDNAFRWLFLSILYHRQKKKEA, encoded by the coding sequence ATGGTAGAATACAAAAAAATGATGCAGATAGCCTTGCCAGCCATGGCAGAAAATGTCTTGCAGATGCTCATAGGGCTGGTGGATAGTTACTTAGTGGCTAGTTTAGGCTTAGTCGCTATCTCAGGTGTATCTGTCGCAGGAAATATCATTGCGATTTATCAGGCCATTTTTATTGCCTTAGGAGTAGCTATTTCAAGTGTGTTAGCGCGTAGTATGGGTTCAGGAGACCAAGAATCACAAGCTAATCATGCAACGGGAGCCTTGACAATGACTTTATTGATGAGTCTCATCTTGGGCTTGATTTCCCTTTTCTTTGGACAAGAGATTCTCAGTTTATTAGGAACTGAAAAACTTGTGGCAGAAGCAGGAGGTATCTTTCTAGCCATTGTCGGTGGTACGATTGTCTTTTTAGGCTTAATGACCAGTCTTGGAGCCTTGGTGCGCACGGCTGGCAATCCTCGGTTACCCATGTATGTTAGCTTGCTAACCAATGTTTTAAATGCATTTTTCTCTAGTTTTTTTATTTTCATACTCGACTGGGGGATTGTAGGTGTTGCTCTAGGAACTGTTTTGGCTCGCCTAGTGGGGGTTGTGGTCTTGTGGAAATCCCTCACGATTTCCTTTGCTAAGCCTAGCTGGAGCTTAGATAGGGAGTTGCTTCGTTTATCCTTACCAGCGGCAGGAGAGCGTCTCATGATGCGGGCAGGCGATGTTGTCATTATCGCCCTTGTTGTACGCTTTGGAACGCAGGCTGTCGCAGGGAATGCGATTGGCGAGGTACTCACCCAGTTCAATTATATGCCAGCCTTTGGGATTGCAACAGCGACCGTCCTTTTGGTAGCGCATAGCTTGGGTCAGGGAAATAGAGAGGAAATTAGCCAGATAGCAAGGAAAAGCTATTGGTTAACCCTTGGTTTCATGCTGCCCTTGGCGTTTCTGATTTACGCTTTTGGAACTCCCTTAACGCAGTTGTATACACAGGATAAGGAAGCAGTCGCTGCCAGTCTCTTGGTTATCCTCTTCTCGCTTTTAGGTACACCATTTACAATAGGAACTGTCATCTACACGGCGGTATGGCAGGGCTTAGGCAATGGCAAACTTCCTTTTTACGCGACAACGATTGGTATGTGGGGGATTCGAATTGGCACAGGCTACCTGCTTGGTGTGACCTTGGGTCTTGGCTTACCAGGTATCTGGGCTGGAACGCTTTTAGATAATGCCTTTCGCTGGCTATTTTTGAGCATACTGTATCATCGACAGAAGAAAAAAGAAGCCTGA